One bacterium genomic window carries:
- a CDS encoding phosphatidylglycerophosphatase A, whose product MMFFSKLIATGFGVGYFPKAPGTVGSLLAVFLYYIFFPNEPSVLIHAVFFIILALFFSLGVWTATRVETIYGHDPSCVVIDEIVGMGLTLFLIPKSWIWILIGLILFRLMDITKWLGADHMQQLKGGWGVMMDDVVAGFWSCIMLHTLIKIINFF is encoded by the coding sequence ATGATGTTTTTTTCCAAGTTGATCGCCACCGGGTTCGGCGTCGGTTATTTTCCTAAAGCGCCAGGCACGGTAGGAAGCTTGTTGGCCGTTTTTTTGTATTATATTTTTTTCCCAAATGAGCCTTCGGTATTGATTCATGCGGTTTTTTTCATTATACTTGCGCTGTTTTTCAGCCTAGGCGTGTGGACAGCCACACGCGTTGAAACGATCTACGGACACGACCCTTCATGCGTTGTCATCGATGAAATTGTTGGAATGGGGTTAACGCTGTTTCTAATCCCAAAATCATGGATTTGGATTCTGATAGGATTAATTCTATTCCGCTTGATGGATATTACGAAATGGTTGGGCGCCGATCACATGCAACAATTGAAAGGCGGCTGGGGCGTAATGATGGATGACGTGGTTGCCGGTTTTTGGAGTTGTATTATGTTGCATACATTGATTAAAATTATAAATTTCTTTTGA